Proteins co-encoded in one Setaria viridis chromosome 9, Setaria_viridis_v4.0, whole genome shotgun sequence genomic window:
- the LOC117839602 gene encoding uncharacterized protein, which translates to MDLLSAAYGATSDDDDGEPPSSLPVATGPASFAPPPLKRPRWEYQPYLPPPQSSPQPPRPDAAPPLASPASGRYVSKRERAILAASRAPVDSASLLPSQATAAVDSSVGSVIDSNLRGDILHSLQCQPKPGSSKTLPSKLSVSLKGHTKAINCVDWSPTHAHLLTSAGMDHTVHVWNVWDKGNTTARVLKHHTAAVKDVRWSPRGLSLLSGGLDCSLQLVDVVEGKVIKVFKEDQAVEVIKFNPSNPNLFLSGGSKGSLRLWDIRSGVVTKVFHRSLGTILDIEFSADGRQFISSTDTTRSNISENTIIVWDVLRQVPLSNQVYTEAFTCPCVRYHPHEASFVAQSNGNYIAIFSARPPFKLNKYLRFEGHGVWGFPVKCNFSPSGRELASGSSDGSIYFYDYKSARLLRKIEAFKEACTDVVYHPVMPNVIASCSWSGEISVFE; encoded by the exons ATGGATCTCCTCTCCGCCGCGTACGGCGCtacctccgacgacgacgacggcgaaccGCCCTCCTCCCTGCCAGTCGCCACCGGGCCTGCCTCCTTCGCACCACCTCCCCTGAAGCGGCCGCGGTGGGAATATCAACCGTACCTCCCTCCACCTCAGTCCTCCCCTCAGCCGCCCCGGCCCGacgcagcgccgccgctggcaTCTCCGGCCAGCGGCAGGTACGTCTCCAAGAGGGAGCGTGCCATCCTAGCTGCATCCCGAGCACCCGTGGACTCCGCATCGCTCCTTCCTTCGCAGGCAACAGCAGCGGTTGATTCCTCTG TTGGCTCCGTCATTGATTCAAATCTACGAGGTGACATTTTGCATTCCTTGCAATGCCAACCAAAGCCTGGATCAAGCAAAACTTTGCCATCAAAGCTCTCGGTTTCCCTAAAGGGTCACACTAAGGCAATCAATTGTGTAGATTGGTCGCCAACTCATG CACATCTACTCACTTCTGCTGGAATGGATCATACAGTCCATGTATGGAACGTATGGGACAAAGGGAATACTACTGCTCGTGTTTTGAAACATCACACTGCTGCTGTAAAGGATGTGAGGTGGTCCCCTCGTGGGCTCTCTTTACTTTCTGGAGGGCTTGATTGTTCCTTACAGCTAGTTGATGTTGTGGAGGGAAAAGTAATAAAAGTATTCAAGGAGGATCAAGCTGTGGAGGTTATCAAGTTCAATCCAAGTAACCCCAATCTCTTCCTCTCTGGTGGGTCCAAGGGTTCTCTTAGGCTATGGGATATTCGAAGTGGCGTGGTCACAAAAGTATTTCATAGAAGCCTTGGAACCATCCTTGACATTGAATTCAGTGCTGATGGGAGACAGTTTATCTCTTCAACGGACACAACCAGAAGCAATATTAGTGAGAACACTATAATTGTCTGGGATGTCCTGCGACAAGTTCCTTTATCTAATCAG GTTTATACTGAAGCATTCACGTGTCCATGTGTAAGATACCACCCGCACGAAGCTTCTTTTGTTGCACAATCCAACGGGAACTACATTGCGATTTTTTCAGCAAGGCCACCCTTCAAGCTGAACAAGTATCTGCGGTTCGAAGGACATGGGGTGTGGGGTTTCCCGGTAAAGTGCAATTTCTCTCCAAGCGGAAGAGAACTCGCATCTGGTTCATCCGATGGTTCCATTTACTTTTATGATTACAAATCTGCGAGGCTTTTAAGGAAAATAGAAGCCTTCAAAGAAGCATGCACTGATGTTGTGTACCACCCTGTAATGCCGAATGTGATTGCTTCATGCAGCTGGAGCGGTGAAATATCCGTTTTCGAATGA
- the LOC117839603 gene encoding mannose/glucose-specific lectin: MSSSAVKVGTWGGDRGSPVDITAAPRRLESISLRWGKVIDWISFTYRDGDGNLHTAGPWGGAAKGQGEGDENITLDASEYVTEVAGTIGPIGDAPHTISSLKFVTNRATYGPFGRGAGTPFNVPLDNASVVAMFARAGDYLDAIGFYVLPLEMGVVKIGPWGGEGGLHWDIPATATPLRLDSITVCSSLAVVDAISFRYWDAQGVKHDAGPWGGNDGDPYVIALEPSEFLTEVSGTFAYIGTQPTDAVTSLTFVTNLRKHGPFGDVDGTPFSVPVRDGGRIGALFGRGWDYIDAIGVYVRASAGS, from the exons ATG AGCTCGTCGGCGGTGAAGGTCGGGACGTGGGGCGGCGACCGCGGGAGCCCGGTGGACatcacggcggcgccgcggcggctggaGAGCATCTCCCTCCGGTGGGGCAAGGTCATCGACTGGATCTCCTTCACCTACCGGGACGGCGACGGCAACCTGCACACCGCCGGGCCCTGGGGCGGCGCCGCGAAAGGCCAGGGCGAGGGCGACGAGAACATCACCCTGGACGCGTCGGAGTACGTGACGGAGGTCGCCGGGACGATCGGCCCCATCGGGGACGCGCCCCACACCATCTCCTCGCTCAAGTTCGTCACCAACCGCGCCACCTACGGGCCcttcggccgcggcgccgggacGCCATTCAACGTCCCGCTCGACAACGCCAGCGTCGTCGCCATGTTCGCCCGCGCGGGGGACTACCTCGACGCCATCGGCTTCTACGTCCTCCCGCTC GAAAtg GGTGTCGTCAAGATTGGGCCGTGGGGCGGCGAAGGAGGGCTCCACTGGGACatcccggcgacggcgacgccgctgCGCCTGGATAGCATCACCGTCTGCAGCAGCCTCGCGGTCGTCGACGCCATCTCCTTCCGCTACTGGGACGCGCAGGGCGTGAAGCACGACGCCGGCCCGTGGGGCGGGAACGACGGCGACCCGTACGTC ATTGCTCTTGAGCCTTCCGAGTTTCTGACGGAGGTCTCGGGGACGTTCGCCTACATCGGCACACAGCCGACGGACGCCGTGACGTCGCTCACCTTCGTCACCAACCTCAGGAAGCATGGCCCTTTCGGGGATGTGGACGGGACCCCCTTCAGCGTCCCGGTGCGCGACGGCGGCAGGATTGGCGCTCTGTTTGGACGCGGCTGGGATTACATCGACGCAATTGGGGTCTACGTCCGTGCCTCAGCTGGATCGTAA
- the LOC117835674 gene encoding dirigent protein 21, whose product MSTATPRTLHFLALLATAITVVVVAAADDGMTHLHLYIHETVAGSPPLVGSNSSSFGSIGAIDDELRDGPEPASQYLGRAQGFLVQADLGNPAASCTILSLAFTEGDYGGSTLVVDGRVDLGADGKAVVERGVVGGTGRFRRARGYSLMTKFGNPTPGTVVFEMDLYVKISG is encoded by the coding sequence ATGTCCACGGCAACACCGAGGACCCTCCATTTCCTGGCCTTGCTCGCCACGGCCATCACAGTCGTGGTCGTGGCGGCCGCGGACGATGGCATGacccacctccacctctacATCCACGAGACCGTCGCGGGCTCCCCGCCGCTCGTGGGCAGCAACTCCTCCTCGTTCGGCAGCATCGGCGCGATCGACGACGAGCTCCGCGACGGGCCGGAGCCGGCGTCGCAGTACCTCGGCCGCGCGCAGGGGTTCCTCGTGCAGGCCGACCTGGGAAACCCCGCGGCGTCGTGCACCATCCTGAGCCTCGCGTTCACGGAAGGGGACTACGGCGGCAGCACGCTGGTGGTGGACGGCCGCGTCGACCTCGGTGCCGACGGCAAGGCCGTGGTGGAGcgcggcgtggtgggcggcaCGGGGAGGTTCCGGCGGGCGAGGGGGTACAGCCTCATGACTAAGTTCGGGAACCCGACGCCCGGCACCGTCGTCTTCGAGATGGATCTCTACGTCAAGATCAGTGGATGA